The proteins below come from a single Accipiter gentilis chromosome 37, bAccGen1.1, whole genome shotgun sequence genomic window:
- the CD22 gene encoding B-cell receptor CD22: MRVFVCLLFFIPGSLSMCSEPVKGPKELVAGLGSCLYISCRYDLCQVGSDTKLQKLLWLRNPFYESTMKEFIGVKVSEPPRTPEANKGDCSLILRHVRAGDAGLYGLRLVAGPTGRKKEQLLWIHRVTINVTDTPPAPHLWPDPTPLTQGQKTTLGCWVHPSCPEETFTLTWEGPITRTPGVHVEAWTPPDTVVSFPVLGNLLTFEPFWYHDGTFLNCSIRGSDRKTISWASRELQVNYAPRDVRVEVTPSSPVHEGQEVTLSCRSSAKPPSHTYTWSAGGRILPHQAAQVVLGTVQATDSGSYSCRATNAVGTTESPPTVLKVYYAPRDVRVEVTPSSPVHEGWEVTLSCRDSSNPPSHTYTWSLEGHILPHRTAQVLLRATKATDGGSYSCQATNDLGTAKSFPTTLEVYCEWGKIAVEGGARWRWGGQEGCRVVKMAVGWSRWL, translated from the exons ATGCGCGTCTTCGTCTGCCTCCTCTTCTTCATCCCAG GCTCCCTGTCCATGTGCTCGGAGCCGGTGAAGGGTCCAAAGGAGTTGGTGGCCGGGTTGGGTTCCTGCCTCTACATCTCCTGCCGCTACGACCTGTGTCAAGTGGGATCGGACACCAAGCTCCAGAAACTCCTTTGGCTCCGTAATCCCTTTTACGAAAGCACGATGAAGGAATTTATTGGGGTGAAGGTGAGCGAACCCCCAAGAACCCCAGAAGCCAACAAGGGCGACTGCAGCCTGATCCTGCGCCACGTCCGAGCCGGCGACGCCGGTTTGTACGGGTTGCGGTTGGTGGCCGGTCCCACCGGTCGGAAGAAAGAACAACTCCTGTGGATACACCGTGTCACCATCAATGTCACCG acaccccacctgccccccacCTATGGCCGGACCCAACGCCCCTCACCCAAGGCCAGAAGACCACCCTTGGGTGCTGGGTGCACCCCTCCTGCCCCGAAGAAACCTTCACCCTCACCTGGGAGGGACCCATCACCAGGACACCGGGGGTCCACGTGGAGGCCTGGACCCCCCCGGATACCGTCGTGTCCTTCCCGGTTCTCGGCAACCTCTTGACCTTCGAACCTTTTTGGTACCACGACGGGACCTTCCTCAACTGCAGCATTCGGGGGTCCGATAGAAAAACCATCTCCTGGGCGTCCCGGGAGCTCCAGGTCAACT acGCCCCGCGGGACGTGCGGGTGGAGGTGACGCCGTCGTCGCCCGTCCACGAGGGCCAGGAGGTGACGCTGAGCTGCCGGAGCTCGGCCAAACCCCCGTCCCACACCTACACCTGGAGCGCggggggccggatcctgccccacCAGGCGGCCCAGGTGGTCCTGGGGACCGTCCAGGCCACCGACAGCGGCTCCTACAGCTGCCGGGCCACCAACGCCGTGGGGACGACCGAGTCGCCCCCCACCGTCCTCAAGGTCTACT ACGCCCCGCGGGACGTGCGGGTGGAGGTGACGCCGTCGTCCCCCGTCCACGAGGGCTGGGAGGTGACGCTGAGCTGCCGGGACTCCTCCAACCCCCCGTCCCACACCTACACCTGGAGCCTGGAGGGCCACATCCTGCCCCACCGCACGGCCCAGGTCCTCCTACGGGCCACCAAGGCCACGGACGGCGGCTCCTACAGCTGCCAGGCCACCAACGACTTAGGGACAGCCAAGTCCTTCCCTACCACCCTTGAGGTCTACTGTGAGTGGGGCAAGATAGCGGTGGAGGGTGGGGCAAGATGGCGGTGGGGTGGTCAAGAGGGTTGTAGGGTGGTCAAGATGGCGGTGGGGTGGTCAAGATGGTTGTAG